A single region of the Macrobrachium rosenbergii isolate ZJJX-2024 chromosome 5, ASM4041242v1, whole genome shotgun sequence genome encodes:
- the mRpL15 gene encoding large ribosomal subunit protein uL15m: MSSGTGTEKALSLLRRLPRVSLSNLKPNPGAHKKSTRGRGIYGGKTHGAGHKGSGQRQNFMRVGYETGNNPFYLRFPVQCYYKGHHLKLSYKPLCMGNLQKMIDTNRLRTDIPIDVTQIANTKLFEIKAVEKEGGIMLENDGIDHFKARINIEVQWASEAVIAAVERNGGFITTAYYDFISLDAAVNPANFFKRGVPIPRRMIPPQHLIGYYTDPKNRGYLADPALIAKERFILAQKYGYELPDVNDSPDKDMLIERKDPRQVFFGLEPGWIVSLRDKVILKPTDPELKEYYAS, translated from the exons ATGTCTTCAGGAACTGGTACAGAAAAGGCTCTCAGCCTTTTAAGGCGACTACCTCGAGTTTCATTGTCAAATCTGAAACCAAATCCAGGTGCCCACAAGAAA TCAACAAGAGGTCGTGGTATCTATGGGGGCAAGACTCATGGTGCTGGCCATAAAGGCTCAGGTCAGCGGCAGAACTTCATGCGAGTGGGTTATGAAACGGGCAACAATCCATTTTACCTTCGTTTTCCTGTGCAGTGTTACTACAAAGGCCATCA cttGAAACTTTCCTACAAGCCTCTTTGTATGGGAAATCTGCAAAAAATGATTGATACCAACCGTCTGAGAACAGATATTCCTATTGATGTAACGCAGATAGCTAATACCAAGCTGTTTGAAATTAAGGCTGTGGAAAAGGAAGGTGGCATTATGCTAGAAAATGAT GGTATTGACCATTTTAAAGCAAGAATAAACATAGAAGTTCAGTGGGCATCAGAAGCTGTGATTGCAGCAGTAGAAAGAAATGGTGGATTCATCACAACAGCGTATTATGACTTTATTTCTCTGGATGCAGCTGTAAATCCTGCCAACTTTTTCAAAAGag GTGTACCAATCCCACGACGTATGATCCCACCCCAACATCTTATTGGTTACTACACTGATCCAAAGAATAGAGGTTATTTAGCAGATCCAGCTTTAATAGCAAAGGAAAGGTTTATTCTAGCACAg AAGTATGGTTACGAGCTGCCAGATGTAAATGATTCCCCTGACAAAGATATGTTGATTGAACGGAAGGACCCTCGCCAGGTTTTCTTTGGCTTGGAACCTGGATGGATCGTTAGTCTGCGCGACAAAGTTATCCTGAAACCGACAGATCCTGAACTTAAAGAATATTATGCCTCATAA
- the LOC136838550 gene encoding uncharacterized protein — protein MISLETSCKKPRNQLQEYEVILMSCNRIRIRIQNIRRKSRCRPDHEKDKRLWQIVYVIVLERSFQILPYFQPHLILRSGINPLRIATHSRRRETETGGGCVCRVSV, from the exons ATGATAAG cctagaAACCAGTTGCAAGAAGCCTAGGAACCagttgcaagaatatgaagtaattctgatgtcctgtaacaggattcgaatccgcatccagaatatcagaaggaagtcacgttgccgacctgaccacgagaaggataaaaggcTATGGCAAAT tGTTTACGTCATCGTCCTCGAGCGTTCCTTCCAGATCCTGCCTTACTTTCAGCCACACCTCATA CTGCGCAGTGGGATAAACCCTCTGCGCATCGCAACACATTCcagaagaagagagacagagacgggAGGAGGGTGTGTTTGTCGTGTCAGTGTTTGA